From the Shewanella amazonensis SB2B genome, one window contains:
- a CDS encoding Ig-like domain-containing protein: MKSAFKLWLATFLSFLLIACGGGGSISDTGGGDGGTPPTDTITVTAAITFSSSNSTIGIDTPATVTANVKGSLSGAKAGKLVTFKLNNASLGTFTPSTGTALTDAEGNATITLSTADIAGAGTVTASVDTGESSDPVGFTMKGDGGSSTGGEAQVSLTLTDADGAPTDTISSTKPGKLVATVSGISKTVIVTFNSSLGDLPIKTAITDANGKASVDIYAGSQPGAAEATATLSTGESGQKVFVIGASNVLMGTAEGDFVAGKASVSASAISAGGTATVSVKLQDDQGILFTEPVSVSFSSTCATKGQAELSSPITAVGGIATSTYLAKGCVGDDNISVSADVGGKNLSATGTLNVLAADAGSIVFVGATPENISIKGTGGDESSTVKFKVLDTNGNPVANKAVSFTLNTSVGGLTLSPATATTNSQGIAQTVVTSGAVATTVRVTASIDGTNPVISSQSSVLVISTGKPDQDSFSLSAEVLNAEGWDIDGTEVKVTARLADAFNNPVPDGTAVYFTTEGGSIDPSCTTANGACTVVWRSQNARPGGVTLIDGSGAMVRNPTPVLVEDGGRYYGFYGQKFGGRATITATAVGEESFPDTNGNGRFDAAEMDAFLNGTDVSGDSYDLADAFVDHNEDGIFNPQQAGGQTGGENEELVDFDEDGQFDAADSKYNGVLCSVPAHAGCASVDAQSLFVRRSLVLVMSGSEAFATAADDVVIDDRDGVSTGGSIDINGKSTASVVFAISDLHNQQMPAGTKVQFATSTGSIASTASYTWPSSNYNGARQFSVTVKGADQPESGVFSVTVTTPGGTATEVLTVPVNIY, translated from the coding sequence ATGAAGTCAGCGTTTAAGTTATGGTTGGCCACCTTCCTCTCGTTTTTATTAATAGCCTGCGGGGGCGGTGGTTCGATTTCAGATACAGGGGGAGGGGATGGTGGTACGCCTCCAACAGACACAATTACGGTCACAGCTGCTATAACATTTAGCTCTTCCAACAGCACCATTGGCATAGATACTCCGGCCACAGTGACAGCAAATGTTAAAGGATCGCTTTCTGGTGCAAAAGCTGGAAAATTGGTCACCTTTAAACTGAATAACGCATCTTTAGGCACTTTTACCCCATCCACAGGAACAGCCCTGACCGATGCAGAGGGTAATGCCACTATTACGCTGAGTACGGCAGATATTGCCGGAGCAGGAACAGTCACTGCGAGTGTCGACACCGGTGAGTCCAGCGACCCTGTTGGTTTTACCATGAAAGGTGACGGCGGAAGCTCAACCGGTGGTGAAGCCCAGGTGAGCTTGACGCTTACCGATGCAGATGGTGCCCCAACCGATACCATTTCGAGCACCAAGCCCGGCAAGTTGGTTGCCACTGTTTCAGGTATTTCCAAGACAGTCATTGTTACATTCAACTCTTCCCTTGGCGATTTGCCGATTAAAACCGCGATTACAGATGCAAACGGCAAGGCCAGTGTCGATATTTATGCAGGCAGTCAACCTGGTGCTGCCGAGGCTACAGCGACTCTTTCAACCGGTGAAAGCGGCCAGAAAGTGTTTGTGATTGGCGCCAGCAATGTGCTGATGGGAACTGCTGAAGGCGACTTTGTTGCGGGTAAGGCCTCTGTGAGCGCCAGTGCTATTTCTGCAGGCGGTACTGCGACGGTTTCTGTCAAGCTTCAAGATGACCAGGGTATCCTCTTTACCGAACCTGTCAGTGTCAGCTTCTCGTCAACCTGTGCGACCAAGGGGCAAGCTGAGCTAAGTAGCCCAATTACTGCCGTTGGTGGTATCGCGACCAGCACTTATTTGGCTAAAGGTTGTGTGGGTGATGACAATATCAGTGTCTCAGCAGATGTAGGTGGCAAGAACCTGTCAGCGACTGGCACATTGAATGTGCTTGCAGCAGATGCTGGCAGTATTGTCTTTGTCGGAGCAACTCCTGAAAATATCAGTATCAAGGGCACGGGTGGTGATGAGTCATCCACTGTGAAGTTCAAGGTACTAGATACCAATGGCAACCCGGTGGCCAACAAGGCTGTGTCTTTCACGTTAAACACCTCCGTGGGGGGCCTGACGCTAAGCCCAGCCACAGCCACTACCAATAGCCAGGGCATTGCCCAAACAGTGGTAACTTCCGGTGCAGTGGCAACTACGGTGCGAGTTACTGCATCGATTGACGGCACCAACCCGGTTATTTCGAGCCAATCCAGCGTGCTGGTGATTTCTACCGGTAAGCCCGATCAGGACAGCTTCTCTTTATCTGCCGAAGTATTGAATGCTGAAGGCTGGGATATTGATGGCACCGAAGTGAAGGTGACAGCGCGTCTTGCGGATGCCTTTAACAACCCAGTGCCAGATGGAACGGCGGTTTATTTCACCACTGAAGGTGGTTCAATAGACCCGTCCTGTACCACTGCTAATGGAGCCTGTACTGTCGTATGGCGCAGTCAAAATGCCAGGCCTGGCGGCGTGACGCTTATCGACGGTTCGGGCGCCATGGTTCGTAACCCAACGCCTGTGTTGGTAGAAGATGGTGGTCGCTATTACGGCTTCTATGGCCAGAAGTTTGGCGGCCGCGCAACCATTACCGCCACCGCTGTAGGTGAAGAGTCCTTCCCTGATACCAACGGTAACGGCCGATTTGATGCTGCGGAAATGGATGCCTTCTTAAATGGAACCGATGTTAGCGGCGACAGCTACGATTTGGCTGATGCCTTTGTCGACCATAACGAAGATGGCATATTCAACCCTCAGCAAGCGGGTGGTCAAACCGGTGGCGAAAATGAAGAGCTCGTTGATTTTGACGAAGACGGGCAATTTGATGCTGCAGATAGCAAATACAATGGCGTGCTGTGCTCAGTGCCTGCCCATGCCGGCTGCGCAAGTGTCGATGCTCAGTCACTCTTCGTCAGACGCAGTCTGGTGCTGGTGATGTCAGGCAGTGAGGCTTTTGCGACTGCAGCAGACGATGTGGTGATTGACGACCGTGATGGTGTGTCAACCGGCGGCAGCATCGACATTAACGGTAAATCGACTGCGTCTGTGGTCTTTGCCATCTCTGATTTGCACAATCAGCAGATGCCTGCAGGAACTAAAGTTCAATTCGCTACATCGACGGGTTCGATTGCCAGTACCGCCAGCTACACCTGGCCCAGCAGTAACTACAATGGTGCGAGACAATTCTCCGTGACCGTGAAGGGGGCAGACCAACCTGAGAGCGGCGTGTTCTCTGTGACTGTTACCACCCCAGGCGGTACGGCCACCGAGGTACTGACAGTCCCTGTAAACATCTATTGA
- a CDS encoding dicarboxylate/amino acid:cation symporter → MAAAQSSKIGLTGKILIGMGAGILIGLLLRNFFGGSEWVQDYITEGFFHVIGTIFINSLKMLVVPLVFISLVCGTCSLSEPSKLGRLGGKTLAFYLFTTAIALVVAISAAVLVQPGNASLASESMQYSAKEAPSLADVLINIVPSNPMKALSEGNMLQIIIFAVIFGFAISHIGERGRRVAALFDDLNEVIMRVVTLIMQLAPYGVFALMGKLALTLGMETLESVIKYFMLVLVVLLFHGFVVYPTLLKLFSGLSPLMFIRKMRDVQLFAFSTASSNATLPVTMEASEHRLGADNKVASFTLPLGATINMDGTAIMQGVATVFIAQVFGIDLTITDYAMVVMTATLASIGTAGVPGVGLVMLAMVLNQVGLPVEGIALILGVDRMLDMVRTAVNVTGDTVATVVIAKSEGALNEAVFNDPKAGKTAGSFDAEVHRGE, encoded by the coding sequence ATGGCTGCTGCACAATCCAGTAAAATTGGCCTGACAGGCAAGATCTTAATCGGCATGGGCGCCGGTATTTTGATAGGTTTGCTCCTTCGTAACTTTTTCGGCGGCAGTGAATGGGTTCAGGACTACATCACCGAGGGTTTTTTCCATGTGATAGGCACTATATTTATCAACAGTCTCAAGATGTTGGTTGTGCCTCTTGTCTTTATTTCACTGGTCTGTGGAACCTGTTCTCTGAGTGAACCTTCCAAGTTAGGCCGACTGGGCGGTAAAACCCTCGCGTTTTATCTGTTTACCACCGCTATCGCACTGGTCGTGGCAATCTCTGCTGCGGTACTTGTCCAGCCCGGCAATGCCTCTCTGGCATCTGAAAGCATGCAGTATTCGGCCAAGGAAGCCCCCAGTCTGGCGGATGTGCTGATCAACATAGTGCCATCCAACCCAATGAAGGCGCTGAGCGAAGGAAATATGCTGCAAATAATTATTTTTGCAGTAATTTTCGGTTTTGCCATATCACACATTGGTGAGCGCGGACGCCGTGTGGCGGCCCTGTTTGATGACCTCAACGAAGTCATCATGCGCGTGGTAACCCTCATTATGCAGCTGGCTCCCTACGGTGTGTTTGCCCTGATGGGGAAACTCGCACTGACCTTGGGTATGGAAACCCTTGAGAGCGTGATTAAGTACTTTATGCTGGTGTTGGTGGTGCTGCTGTTCCACGGATTTGTGGTGTATCCAACCCTGCTTAAATTGTTCTCCGGCCTGAGTCCACTGATGTTCATCCGTAAGATGCGTGATGTGCAGCTGTTTGCCTTTAGTACGGCCAGCTCTAACGCAACCCTGCCTGTCACCATGGAAGCATCTGAGCACCGTCTGGGCGCCGATAACAAAGTTGCCTCTTTCACCCTGCCACTGGGCGCCACCATCAACATGGATGGCACTGCTATTATGCAGGGCGTAGCGACTGTGTTTATTGCTCAGGTATTTGGTATCGACCTGACCATCACCGACTATGCCATGGTCGTGATGACAGCCACACTGGCTTCCATCGGTACTGCGGGCGTGCCTGGCGTTGGCCTGGTGATGCTGGCCATGGTGCTCAATCAGGTTGGCTTGCCGGTAGAAGGCATTGCGCTCATTTTGGGTGTGGATCGTATGCTCGATATGGTTCGCACTGCGGTAAACGTCACGGGTGATACAGTCGCCACTGTGGTGATTGCCAAGTCTGAAGGCGCCCTCAACGAAGCCGTCTTTAATGACCCCAAGGCAGGTAAAACCGCAGGCAGTTTTGATGCTGAGGTTCACCGCGGCGAATAA
- the astB gene encoding N-succinylarginine dihydrolase, translated as MKHFEANFDGLVGPTHNYAGLSFGNVASQSNAAQVSNPKDAAKQGLKKAKALADMGMVQGMLAPQERPDIHTLRRVGFTGSDADVLSQAAKASPVLLQACASASSMWTANAATVSPSADSDDGKLHFTPANLVDKLHRSIEPVTTGNILKAIFTDERYFAHHQHLPEHPHFGDEGAANHTRLCHDYGQAGVEVFVYGRSVADLSRPAPVKYPARQTLEASQAVARLHQLSDDRTVYMQQNPDVIDQGVFHNDVIAVGNQNVLFYHEQAFLETQAKLAEIDKKMHGNMYFIEVPTAKVSVQDAVKSYLFNTQIITLSDGNMAIIAPTDCQENPAVHAYLNELVTLNTPIKAVHYFDVKQSMQNGGGPACLRLRVAMNETELAAVNPQVMMNDALFARLNQWVDKHYRDRLSTQDLADPQLLMESRTALDELTQIMKLGSVYQFQR; from the coding sequence ATGAAGCACTTTGAAGCAAACTTTGATGGACTGGTTGGCCCTACCCACAATTATGCCGGTCTGTCTTTTGGTAATGTCGCCTCCCAAAGCAATGCCGCCCAAGTTTCAAACCCCAAAGACGCTGCCAAGCAAGGCCTGAAAAAAGCCAAGGCATTAGCCGATATGGGCATGGTGCAAGGTATGTTGGCCCCACAGGAGCGCCCGGATATTCATACACTGCGCAGAGTGGGATTCACGGGCTCTGACGCCGATGTGCTCTCTCAGGCAGCAAAGGCCTCACCTGTGCTGCTGCAAGCCTGCGCCAGCGCGTCCAGTATGTGGACCGCCAACGCGGCGACAGTTTCTCCGAGTGCTGACAGTGACGATGGAAAGCTCCATTTCACACCAGCAAACCTGGTAGACAAACTGCATCGCAGCATTGAGCCTGTCACCACAGGTAATATATTGAAAGCCATTTTTACCGATGAGCGGTATTTTGCTCATCACCAACATCTACCCGAGCACCCACATTTTGGTGATGAAGGCGCTGCCAACCATACCCGCCTGTGTCATGATTATGGCCAGGCTGGCGTTGAAGTCTTTGTCTATGGTCGCAGCGTTGCCGACCTATCCCGTCCGGCGCCAGTAAAATATCCAGCCAGGCAAACGCTGGAAGCCTCGCAGGCCGTTGCCAGATTGCATCAGCTCAGTGATGATCGCACCGTCTACATGCAGCAGAATCCCGATGTTATCGACCAGGGCGTCTTTCACAACGATGTGATTGCAGTGGGTAACCAAAATGTGCTCTTTTACCATGAGCAGGCTTTTTTGGAGACCCAGGCGAAACTCGCTGAAATCGATAAAAAAATGCATGGCAACATGTATTTTATCGAAGTTCCCACTGCCAAGGTGAGTGTACAGGATGCAGTAAAGAGCTATCTCTTCAACACGCAGATAATTACCCTGAGTGACGGTAACATGGCTATCATAGCCCCTACCGATTGCCAGGAAAATCCAGCAGTCCATGCTTATCTTAATGAGCTGGTCACTCTGAATACGCCCATTAAGGCGGTACATTATTTTGATGTGAAGCAAAGCATGCAAAATGGCGGTGGTCCTGCATGCCTGCGCCTGCGGGTAGCCATGAATGAGACCGAACTGGCGGCAGTGAACCCACAGGTAATGATGAACGATGCGCTCTTTGCCCGTCTGAATCAGTGGGTCGATAAACATTATCGCGACCGTCTGAGTACTCAGGATTTGGCTGACCCGCAGCTATTGATGGAATCACGGACTGCACTGGATGAGCTGACGCAAATCATGAAACTTGGCAGCGTGTATCAATTCCAACGTTAA